The following are encoded in a window of Amycolatopsis lexingtonensis genomic DNA:
- a CDS encoding extracellular solute-binding protein — translation MPPTTRTRRGALLAAAAAASVLLTSACSGAAAPSGGDAAAAPGKDDKLTITVYSKFTDREYGVVTAGLNKLKAKYPNIEIKHEGNQDDDKLTQSIRGGNPPDVAISFYTDNLGAWCSTGSFQDLKPYIERDKIDLNQIPEAVRNYTEYQGKRCAMPMLADVYGMYYNTDMFASKGITSPPKTLSELFEDTKKLTEFNPDGSIKVAGFLPSMPFYANQAQYWAQYFGATFLGQDGKSDLATNPGWKAMFEFQKQLIDFYGGHDKVEKFKAGLGDEYSADHGFQKGKLAMIMDGEFRTAFLKDQAPEVKYQTAPFPVLDSMADRYGGGFTTGTIIAIPKGAKNPGAAWELIKQVTLDTDTLVDMANGLKNVPSTKASLTSPKLDLQPQFKTFLDIYDSGKLVANQTTPIGDAHLKAVNDFAEKWQAGSVPDLIAGLKTVDAQVNDELKQKGAGG, via the coding sequence ATGCCCCCTACCACCCGGACCCGCCGCGGCGCCCTGCTTGCGGCCGCCGCCGCGGCGTCCGTCCTGCTGACCAGCGCCTGTTCCGGCGCCGCCGCCCCGAGCGGGGGTGACGCCGCGGCCGCGCCCGGCAAGGACGACAAGCTCACGATCACCGTGTACTCGAAGTTCACCGACCGCGAGTACGGCGTGGTGACGGCCGGCCTCAACAAGCTCAAGGCGAAGTACCCGAACATCGAGATCAAGCACGAGGGCAACCAGGACGACGACAAGCTCACCCAGTCGATCCGCGGCGGCAACCCGCCCGACGTCGCGATCTCCTTCTACACCGACAACCTCGGCGCCTGGTGCTCCACCGGCAGCTTCCAGGACCTGAAGCCCTACATCGAGCGCGACAAGATCGACCTGAACCAAATTCCCGAAGCAGTCCGCAACTACACCGAGTACCAGGGCAAGCGGTGCGCGATGCCGATGCTCGCCGACGTCTACGGGATGTACTACAACACCGACATGTTCGCGTCGAAGGGCATCACCTCGCCGCCGAAGACGCTCTCGGAGTTGTTCGAGGACACCAAGAAGCTCACCGAGTTCAACCCGGACGGCTCGATCAAGGTCGCCGGCTTCCTGCCCTCGATGCCCTTCTACGCCAACCAGGCCCAGTACTGGGCGCAGTACTTCGGCGCTACCTTCCTGGGCCAGGACGGCAAGTCGGACCTCGCCACCAACCCGGGCTGGAAGGCGATGTTCGAGTTCCAGAAGCAGCTCATCGACTTCTACGGCGGCCACGACAAGGTCGAGAAGTTCAAGGCGGGCCTCGGCGACGAGTACTCCGCCGACCACGGCTTCCAGAAGGGCAAGCTCGCCATGATCATGGACGGCGAGTTCCGCACCGCGTTCCTCAAGGACCAGGCGCCCGAGGTCAAGTACCAGACCGCGCCGTTCCCGGTCCTCGACTCGATGGCCGACCGCTACGGCGGCGGCTTCACCACCGGCACGATCATCGCGATCCCCAAGGGCGCCAAGAACCCCGGCGCCGCGTGGGAGCTGATCAAGCAGGTCACCCTGGACACCGACACCCTGGTGGACATGGCCAACGGCCTGAAGAACGTGCCCAGCACCAAGGCTTCGCTCACCTCGCCGAAGCTGGACCTGCAGCCGCAGTTCAAGACGTTCCTCGACATCTACGACAGCGGCAAGCTGGTGGCCAACCAGACCACCCCGATCGGGGACGCGCACCTCAAGGCCGTCAACGACTTCGCGGAGAAGTGGCAGGCCGGTTCGGTGCCCGACCTCATCGCCGGCTTGAAGACGGTCGACGCGCAGGTCAACGACGAACTGAAGCAGAAGGGCGCGGGCGGATGA
- a CDS encoding ROK family transcriptional regulator, producing the protein MLREINDRAAIEVLLREGPLTRAELELAIGLSKPATAQLITRLELDNLVVKAGVRGGGRGPRAQLWAANGSLAFVAAVDLTPHVADFVVADVAGVVLAEYRTPLPVHEGADVVGTFGEALSHVAREAGIEREDLAHVVIGAQGAFDPRTGLLSSAPHIPGWLGFDVPQKLSDELGVDVLIENDVNLVAVEEMSVGQAQDVDDFVMVWLSEGVGGAVVIGRRLLRGATGGGGEIDWMRVPDPATVDTGDVWPEAGARFGNLVDSPAICRLAAAHGVEAGTAWEAVAKTEPRHPFRHDLARRVAGGVANLVAVADPQLVLLCGDTSRAGGEEFAALVQEKLHELVLPRTPVGCASVQGNAVRAGALQSALATTREDVFGVVTPTLLGSRRPEGDITRPRPTSPNR; encoded by the coding sequence ATGCTGCGCGAGATCAACGATCGCGCCGCCATCGAGGTCCTCCTCCGGGAAGGCCCGCTGACCCGCGCCGAACTCGAGCTCGCCATCGGACTGTCCAAGCCCGCCACCGCGCAGCTCATCACCCGGCTCGAGCTGGACAACCTCGTCGTCAAGGCCGGCGTCCGGGGTGGTGGCCGCGGGCCGCGGGCCCAGCTCTGGGCGGCCAACGGGAGCCTTGCCTTCGTCGCCGCCGTCGATCTCACGCCGCACGTCGCCGACTTCGTCGTCGCCGATGTCGCCGGGGTCGTGCTCGCCGAGTACCGGACGCCACTGCCCGTGCACGAAGGCGCCGACGTTGTCGGGACCTTCGGCGAAGCGCTCAGCCACGTCGCCCGAGAAGCCGGGATCGAACGGGAAGACCTGGCCCACGTCGTGATCGGCGCGCAGGGGGCGTTCGATCCGCGGACCGGCCTGCTGTCCTCCGCGCCGCACATCCCCGGCTGGCTCGGCTTCGACGTCCCGCAGAAACTGTCCGACGAGCTCGGCGTCGACGTCCTCATCGAGAACGACGTCAACCTCGTCGCCGTCGAGGAGATGAGTGTCGGGCAGGCGCAGGACGTCGACGACTTCGTCATGGTGTGGCTGTCCGAAGGCGTCGGCGGCGCCGTCGTGATCGGACGGCGGCTGCTGCGCGGCGCGACCGGTGGTGGCGGCGAGATCGACTGGATGCGCGTACCCGATCCGGCCACTGTGGACACCGGCGACGTCTGGCCCGAGGCCGGCGCCCGGTTCGGCAACCTGGTCGACTCGCCCGCCATCTGCCGCCTCGCCGCCGCCCACGGCGTCGAAGCCGGGACCGCCTGGGAAGCCGTGGCGAAAACCGAACCGCGGCACCCCTTCCGGCACGATCTGGCGAGGAGGGTCGCCGGCGGCGTCGCCAACCTCGTCGCGGTCGCCGACCCGCAGCTCGTGCTCCTCTGCGGCGACACCAGCCGCGCCGGCGGCGAGGAGTTCGCCGCACTGGTGCAGGAAAAGCTCCACGAACTGGTCCTGCCGCGCACGCCCGTCGGCTGCGCTTCGGTGCAGGGCAACGCCGTTCGCGCGGGCGCGCTGCAGTCCGCGCTCGCCACCACCCGTGAGGACGTCTTCGGCGTCGTCACCCCCACGCTCCTCGGGTCGCGCAGGCCCGAGGGCGACATCACCCGTCCCCGACCGACCAGCCCCAACCGATGA
- the nudC gene encoding NAD(+) diphosphatase codes for MSVPFSLGDLPTLSRSTVDRQEGLRTNPSRLLSKWPDARVVLLDDTGRTPVVEGSSVLAFRKAIDFGPEPPPDAVFLGEWQDVDYWSLPGGPSGEADTVKMAGSWGFVEEVPRADGEIWVDLRGYGDLLDDTSAGLFTTAQALRFWRRQAKFCTRCGHPTELIQFGWASKCTNDGREEYPRTDPAVICLVHSLEGTNGSHVLLARQPIWPAGRYSVLAGFVEAGESLEACVVREIREEVGASVSDVRYLGSQPWPFPRSIMLGFTARADRSLPLVPADGEIEEALWVSRAEVREAFANSSVRGEGSKPTPIAGGAAEIILPGNSSIARVMLKAWADAEE; via the coding sequence ATGTCCGTCCCGTTCTCGCTCGGCGATCTGCCCACCCTGTCCCGGTCCACAGTGGACCGTCAGGAAGGCTTGCGTACCAACCCTTCGCGCCTGTTGTCGAAGTGGCCCGACGCCCGGGTCGTCCTGCTGGACGACACCGGGCGCACCCCGGTCGTCGAAGGCTCGTCGGTGCTGGCGTTCCGCAAGGCGATCGACTTCGGCCCGGAACCGCCGCCGGACGCGGTGTTCCTCGGCGAGTGGCAGGACGTCGACTACTGGTCGCTCCCGGGCGGCCCGTCGGGCGAAGCCGACACGGTGAAGATGGCGGGCAGCTGGGGCTTCGTCGAGGAGGTCCCGCGCGCCGACGGCGAGATCTGGGTCGACCTGCGCGGCTACGGCGACCTGCTGGACGACACGTCGGCGGGCCTGTTCACGACGGCGCAGGCGTTGCGTTTTTGGCGCCGTCAAGCCAAGTTCTGCACGCGCTGCGGTCACCCGACGGAGCTGATCCAGTTCGGCTGGGCGAGCAAGTGCACCAACGACGGCCGCGAGGAGTACCCGCGCACGGACCCGGCGGTGATCTGCCTCGTCCACTCGCTGGAGGGCACGAACGGCTCCCACGTGCTGCTGGCCCGCCAGCCGATCTGGCCGGCGGGGCGGTACTCGGTGCTGGCGGGGTTCGTCGAGGCGGGGGAGTCCCTGGAAGCCTGCGTGGTGCGGGAGATCCGCGAAGAGGTCGGGGCATCGGTCTCGGACGTCCGGTACCTCGGGAGCCAGCCGTGGCCGTTCCCGCGCTCGATCATGCTGGGCTTCACAGCCCGGGCGGACCGGTCGCTGCCGCTGGTCCCGGCGGACGGGGAGATCGAAGAGGCCCTGTGGGTGTCGCGTGCCGAGGTGCGGGAGGCGTTCGCGAACAGTTCGGTGCGGGGCGAGGGTTCGAAGCCGACGCCGATCGCGGGTGGTGCGGCGGAGATCATCCTGCCGGGGAACTCGTCTATTGCCCGCGTGATGCTCAAGGCCTGGGCGGACGCGGAGGAGTAA
- a CDS encoding M16 family metallopeptidase, whose amino-acid sequence MTSATHRSAEEIGRTAQGPRPLPPLGAQRAAADLSHVDTELSNGLRVLAVRKATVPLVEARLWIPFAGDDELHPATAEVLAETILTGTARRNRIEIDAELALIGGDIGAGVDPERLVLTGSALADKLPTFLDVLGDVLTGATYAGEEIAREKERLVERIAVSRTQPRTIAREALQKHRYGDHPATREVPKAEDVAVVTPEQVRALHRASVLPRGAVLVLVGDLDPTAVIGDLEKVLGAWASDRSAVRLPALPDLTGPNVLLVPRAGAVQSQIRLSAQTVPRTDPGYAALQLANLAYGGYFSSRLVENIRENKGYTYSAHSGFEFTDGTAVVNVDADTATDATAPALLETRYELGRLGQVPPSGDELESVRQYAIGSLLTSTSSQAGLAGQVLALASTGLGLEWLNEHPARVAAVTADEVAEAALKFFAPKRFTGVVVGDAAVLERKLLALGDVVVGEPA is encoded by the coding sequence GTGACTTCGGCAACGCACCGCAGTGCGGAGGAGATCGGCCGCACCGCCCAGGGGCCTCGCCCGCTGCCCCCGCTCGGCGCGCAGCGCGCGGCCGCCGACCTGTCCCACGTGGACACCGAACTGTCCAACGGCCTGCGCGTGCTGGCCGTGCGCAAGGCGACCGTGCCGCTGGTCGAGGCGCGGCTGTGGATCCCGTTCGCGGGTGACGACGAGCTGCACCCGGCGACCGCCGAGGTGCTCGCCGAGACGATCCTCACCGGCACCGCGCGCCGCAACCGCATCGAAATCGACGCCGAGCTGGCGCTGATCGGCGGCGACATCGGCGCCGGCGTCGACCCGGAACGCCTGGTGCTGACCGGATCCGCGCTCGCCGACAAGCTCCCGACGTTCCTCGACGTGCTCGGCGACGTCCTCACCGGAGCGACGTACGCCGGCGAGGAGATCGCCCGCGAGAAGGAGCGGCTCGTCGAGCGGATCGCCGTCTCGCGCACGCAGCCTCGCACGATCGCGCGGGAAGCGCTGCAGAAGCACCGCTACGGCGACCACCCGGCCACCCGCGAGGTCCCGAAGGCCGAGGACGTCGCGGTCGTGACGCCCGAGCAGGTCCGGGCGCTGCACCGGGCCTCGGTGCTGCCGCGCGGCGCGGTGCTCGTGCTGGTCGGCGACCTCGACCCCACCGCGGTGATCGGCGACCTCGAGAAGGTGCTCGGCGCCTGGGCGTCCGACCGCTCCGCCGTCCGGCTCCCGGCGCTGCCGGACCTGACCGGCCCGAACGTGCTGCTGGTGCCGCGCGCCGGCGCCGTCCAGTCGCAGATCCGGCTCTCCGCGCAGACCGTCCCGCGCACCGACCCGGGGTACGCGGCGCTGCAGCTGGCGAACCTGGCCTACGGCGGGTACTTCTCGTCGCGGCTGGTCGAGAACATCCGGGAGAACAAGGGGTACACGTACTCCGCGCACTCGGGCTTCGAGTTCACCGACGGCACCGCGGTGGTCAACGTCGACGCGGACACCGCGACCGACGCGACCGCCCCGGCGCTGCTGGAGACCCGCTACGAGCTGGGCCGCCTCGGCCAGGTCCCGCCGTCCGGCGACGAGCTGGAATCGGTGCGGCAGTACGCGATCGGCTCGCTGCTGACCTCGACGTCGTCGCAGGCCGGGCTGGCCGGGCAGGTGCTCGCGCTGGCGTCGACCGGGCTGGGCCTGGAGTGGCTGAACGAGCACCCGGCGCGGGTGGCCGCGGTGACCGCCGACGAGGTGGCCGAAGCGGCGCTGAAGTTCTTCGCCCCCAAGCGGTTCACCGGCGTGGTCGTCGGGGACGCGGCGGTGCTGGAACGCAAGCTCCTCGCGCTCGGCGACGTCGTGGTGGGCGAGCCCGCCTGA
- a CDS encoding M16 family metallopeptidase: MADPELVRYTLDNGLRVVLAPDATAPVVGVSVHYDVGFRSEPEGRTGFAHLFEHLMFQGSESLEKLAHFRHVQSSGGTFNGSTHPDYTDYFEVLPSAALERALFLEADRMRAPKLTAENLANQIDVVKEEIRLNVLNRPYGGFPWITLPPVLYSTFPNAHNGYGGFEDLESATVEDCAAFFDTYYAPANAVLTVAGDFEVGNAKELIEKHFGDVPHRPAPQRPSFAEPLPTTELLGETIDPHAPLPALGIGYRMPDPINDVDGYLAYLVLAGVLTDGDGSRLQQRLVHREPLVVDIGAGAGLFGPFEARDPDTFTITLIHPHEVPRERVLAALDDELEKLAETPPSDEELRKVTARWAASLHSEHDRLVSRTLALGSFELLYGDASLVYKLADRMSAVTAEAVSAAAKALRPDARAVLVVKPASEGNNEQ; the protein is encoded by the coding sequence ATGGCCGATCCCGAGCTCGTCCGATACACCCTCGACAACGGTCTGCGGGTGGTTCTCGCCCCCGACGCGACCGCGCCGGTGGTCGGCGTCAGCGTGCACTACGACGTGGGTTTCCGCTCCGAGCCGGAGGGGCGCACCGGTTTCGCGCACCTCTTCGAGCACCTGATGTTCCAGGGCTCCGAGAGCCTCGAGAAACTCGCGCACTTCCGGCACGTCCAGTCCAGCGGTGGCACCTTCAACGGGTCGACCCACCCGGACTACACCGACTACTTCGAGGTCCTGCCCAGCGCCGCGCTCGAGCGCGCGCTGTTCCTCGAGGCCGACCGGATGCGCGCGCCGAAGCTGACGGCGGAGAACCTGGCGAACCAGATCGACGTCGTCAAGGAAGAGATCCGGCTGAACGTGCTGAACCGGCCGTACGGCGGGTTCCCGTGGATCACCCTGCCGCCGGTGCTGTACTCGACGTTCCCCAACGCGCACAACGGCTACGGCGGCTTCGAAGACCTCGAGAGCGCCACGGTCGAGGACTGCGCCGCGTTCTTCGACACCTACTACGCCCCGGCGAACGCCGTGCTCACGGTGGCCGGCGACTTCGAGGTCGGCAACGCCAAGGAGCTGATCGAGAAGCACTTCGGCGACGTCCCGCACCGGCCCGCGCCGCAGCGCCCGTCGTTCGCCGAGCCGCTGCCGACCACCGAGCTGCTGGGCGAGACGATCGACCCGCACGCCCCGCTGCCCGCGCTCGGCATCGGCTACCGGATGCCGGACCCGATCAACGACGTCGACGGCTACCTGGCCTACCTCGTGCTGGCCGGCGTGCTCACCGACGGCGACGGCTCCCGCCTCCAGCAGCGGCTGGTGCACCGCGAACCCCTCGTCGTCGACATCGGCGCCGGCGCCGGGCTGTTCGGCCCGTTCGAGGCCCGCGACCCCGACACGTTCACCATCACCCTCATCCACCCGCACGAGGTGCCCCGCGAGCGCGTGCTCGCCGCGCTGGACGACGAGCTCGAGAAGCTCGCCGAAACGCCGCCGAGCGACGAAGAGCTGCGCAAGGTGACGGCCCGCTGGGCGGCGAGCCTGCACTCGGAGCACGACCGCCTGGTGTCCCGGACCCTGGCGCTCGGCTCGTTCGAGCTGCTCTACGGCGACGCGTCGCTGGTGTACAAGCTGGCGGACCGGATGTCGGCCGTCACCGCGGAGGCCGTCTCGGCGGCGGCGAAGGCGCTGCGCCCGGACGCGCGCGCCGTGCTGGTGGTCAAGCCCGCTTCGGAAGGGAACAACGAGCAGTGA
- a CDS encoding DUF2207 family protein, translating into MLAAAALALFLAAAPVDQPPLPALPQSAEIQLKLERDGSLSVAEAISVPNGVTMDRRVALRVAAPHHRDRVYRVRDVVLEGSGTASVAEDAFTVHLTSGTSILRYTVDGAVAGDRVTWELAGGWSTELKFLRASFAAPKIPTAVDCLAGPPDSDFPCGAAQVDHAGLTRFSQQNLAAGQRMTATVELPAGTVPANAVVVPAATIAGAFVLTAPIGWAWGGFGALLLLTAALVWRARRSFHVKAPPPGGHFHVKVTEGGEFESPEGVLPGHVGVLLHGGAGAADLAATVLDLAVRNYLWVSAEDGDWRLTRRNPPDEHLTAFERAVFAAAEDAATVAELRRRHVDVGDALYADAVRRGWVARQPRRLGHAGIRVVFYGAFLTVLLALTVGYAQLGVILALAGVAAVVVSAALPARRRAGTEVARRLLGVADVLASAKPKDLTKPQRELVFSRGLPYASALGELAPWVAAFEALPHPPPVYWHAGDVTPDQAGSFAAALAGAFAGARRAHLPGLVNEKPGGTTVSHARGRTPESAPPS; encoded by the coding sequence GTGCTCGCCGCGGCCGCGCTGGCACTCTTCCTCGCCGCGGCACCGGTCGACCAGCCGCCGCTGCCCGCCCTGCCGCAGAGCGCCGAGATCCAGCTCAAGCTCGAGCGCGACGGCTCGCTGTCGGTCGCCGAAGCGATCTCCGTGCCCAACGGCGTCACGATGGACCGCCGGGTCGCGCTGCGCGTCGCCGCGCCCCACCACCGGGACCGCGTCTACCGGGTCCGCGACGTCGTCCTCGAAGGCAGCGGGACGGCGAGCGTGGCCGAAGACGCGTTCACCGTCCACCTCACCTCCGGCACCTCGATCCTCCGGTACACAGTGGACGGTGCGGTGGCCGGCGACCGGGTCACCTGGGAGCTGGCCGGCGGCTGGAGCACCGAGCTGAAGTTCCTCCGCGCCTCCTTCGCCGCGCCTAAGATCCCGACCGCCGTCGACTGCCTCGCCGGGCCGCCGGACTCCGACTTCCCCTGCGGCGCCGCGCAGGTCGACCACGCCGGGCTGACCCGGTTCAGCCAGCAGAACCTCGCCGCGGGCCAGCGGATGACGGCGACCGTCGAGCTGCCCGCGGGCACCGTGCCGGCCAACGCCGTCGTCGTCCCGGCTGCGACGATCGCGGGCGCCTTTGTGCTCACCGCCCCGATCGGCTGGGCCTGGGGCGGCTTCGGCGCGCTCCTGCTGCTGACGGCCGCGCTGGTCTGGCGCGCCCGGCGGAGCTTTCACGTGAAAGCTCCGCCCCCAGGTGGGCACTTTCACGTGAAAGTGACGGAGGGGGGCGAGTTCGAGTCGCCGGAAGGTGTGTTGCCGGGGCACGTCGGCGTCCTGCTGCACGGCGGCGCCGGGGCCGCCGACCTGGCCGCGACCGTGCTCGACCTCGCCGTCCGCAACTACCTGTGGGTGAGCGCCGAGGACGGCGACTGGCGGCTGACCCGCCGCAACCCGCCCGACGAGCACCTGACGGCCTTCGAACGTGCCGTGTTCGCGGCGGCCGAGGACGCGGCGACCGTCGCCGAACTGCGCCGGCGGCACGTCGACGTCGGCGACGCCCTGTACGCCGACGCCGTCCGCCGCGGCTGGGTCGCGCGGCAACCCCGGCGGCTCGGCCACGCGGGGATCCGGGTCGTGTTCTACGGCGCGTTCCTCACCGTGCTGCTCGCGCTCACCGTCGGCTACGCCCAGCTCGGCGTCATCCTCGCCCTGGCCGGGGTCGCCGCCGTCGTGGTGTCGGCCGCGCTGCCCGCGCGGCGGCGGGCGGGCACTGAGGTGGCGCGGCGTCTGCTCGGGGTGGCCGATGTGCTGGCGTCGGCCAAGCCCAAGGACCTCACGAAGCCCCAGCGCGAACTCGTCTTCTCGCGTGGCCTCCCGTACGCGTCAGCTCTGGGCGAACTGGCGCCGTGGGTCGCCGCCTTCGAGGCCCTCCCGCACCCGCCGCCGGTGTACTGGCACGCCGGCGACGTCACCCCTGACCAGGCCGGATCCTTCGCCGCGGCGCTCGCGGGCGCGTTCGCCGGCGCCCGCCGCGCCCACCTCCCCGGTCTCGTGAACGAGAAACCGGGTGGGACCACCGTTTCCCACGCACGAGGCCGGACGCCGGAATCCGCTCCGCCGTCGTAG
- a CDS encoding DUF2207 family protein — MKWGATAAIVVVAGLLGAGTAAAQNAGPSLPNQPSDLVPKPQQLTGGGNLQPTDGPVADVALKVLRDGSLSVTEKVTVPGGKQLTSRVPLRVPAGDDQDRVFTVRDVKTEGAATSQLTGDQLVLTFAGGAGSVTYLVDGAIADQGGRQQARWQVASGFDTPLTKLTASFLAPSPELSPVDCFAGPVGSSRRCTLAELDHTGVVRLEQNDVAPGDRVDLLVGLPANTAPATAKFADIGLLANAFALTPLTGVVFAVLLVLLIAAGVFVWRRRKQDAGALRTATGPVEVLLRDGDRVFFASPDGVLPGQVGTVVDETVDVVDISATVVDLAVRNYLWLAEIPGPQGQDWQISRRNPPDEHLHDFERAVCETLLPEGTDTVLVSQLRARGGLDLRRISDAMYADVVTKRWFSRRPDTARGRLTWLGAGIFALGLVATAVLTFTVGDALLGVAVALAGLGVVAAAALLPSRTARGRALAGQVRGLLDYLHTAKAEDIPPADRELVFSRSLPYAVVLGDTERWLGAFAGLNPAADGSAGLYWYGGMEADPDLRRFGARFPSFLTALDGLLTASGRAAR; from the coding sequence ATGAAATGGGGGGCCACGGCCGCGATCGTCGTCGTGGCCGGGCTGCTCGGGGCCGGGACCGCGGCCGCGCAGAACGCCGGGCCCAGTCTGCCCAACCAGCCGAGTGACCTGGTGCCGAAGCCCCAGCAGCTCACCGGCGGGGGCAACCTCCAGCCAACCGACGGCCCGGTCGCCGACGTCGCCCTCAAGGTCCTGCGCGACGGTTCCCTTTCGGTCACCGAAAAGGTCACCGTCCCCGGCGGGAAGCAGCTCACCTCGCGCGTCCCGCTGCGCGTGCCGGCCGGCGACGACCAGGACCGCGTCTTCACCGTCCGCGATGTCAAGACCGAAGGCGCCGCCACCAGCCAGCTCACCGGTGACCAGCTCGTGCTCACCTTCGCCGGCGGCGCCGGCAGCGTCACGTACCTGGTCGACGGCGCCATCGCCGACCAGGGTGGGCGGCAGCAGGCGCGGTGGCAGGTCGCGAGCGGGTTCGACACCCCGCTGACCAAGCTCACCGCGTCCTTCCTCGCCCCCTCGCCGGAATTGTCCCCCGTGGACTGCTTCGCCGGCCCGGTCGGCTCGAGCCGCCGCTGCACCCTCGCCGAGCTCGACCACACCGGGGTCGTGCGCCTCGAACAGAACGACGTCGCGCCCGGTGACCGGGTCGACCTGCTCGTCGGGCTGCCCGCGAACACCGCGCCGGCGACGGCGAAGTTCGCCGACATCGGCCTGCTCGCCAACGCCTTCGCGCTGACCCCGCTGACCGGCGTCGTCTTCGCCGTCCTGCTCGTCCTCCTCATCGCGGCCGGCGTCTTCGTGTGGCGCCGCCGCAAGCAGGACGCCGGTGCGCTGCGGACCGCTACCGGCCCGGTCGAGGTCCTGCTCCGCGACGGCGACCGCGTCTTCTTCGCCAGCCCGGACGGCGTGCTGCCCGGGCAGGTCGGCACGGTCGTCGACGAGACCGTCGACGTCGTGGACATCAGCGCCACCGTCGTCGACCTCGCCGTCCGCAACTACCTGTGGCTGGCGGAAATCCCCGGGCCGCAAGGACAAGACTGGCAGATCTCCCGCCGCAACCCGCCGGACGAGCACCTCCACGACTTCGAGCGCGCCGTCTGCGAAACCCTGCTGCCCGAGGGCACCGACACCGTGCTGGTTTCGCAGCTGCGTGCCCGCGGCGGGCTCGACCTGCGCCGGATCAGCGACGCGATGTACGCCGACGTCGTCACCAAGCGCTGGTTCTCCCGCCGCCCGGACACCGCTCGCGGACGGCTGACCTGGCTCGGGGCCGGGATCTTCGCGCTCGGGCTCGTCGCCACCGCGGTCCTGACGTTCACCGTCGGGGACGCGCTGCTCGGCGTCGCCGTGGCGCTGGCCGGGCTCGGTGTCGTCGCGGCGGCCGCGCTGCTGCCGTCCCGCACCGCGCGCGGGCGGGCGCTCGCCGGCCAGGTCCGCGGCCTGCTCGACTACCTGCACACCGCGAAGGCCGAGGACATCCCGCCGGCCGACCGCGAGCTGGTGTTCTCCCGCTCGCTGCCGTACGCCGTGGTGCTCGGCGACACCGAACGCTGGCTCGGCGCGTTCGCCGGGCTGAACCCGGCGGCGGACGGTTCGGCCGGGCTGTACTGGTACGGCGGCATGGAAGCCGACCCCGACCTGCGGCGGTTCGGCGCGCGCTTCCCGTCGTTCCTGACCGCGCTCGACGGGCTGCTCACCGCGTCCGGCCGCGCTGCCCGCTGA
- a CDS encoding neutral zinc metallopeptidase translates to MPGYTAPPPYAPYGTRFSPYPAKKSNTGVIVAVAIFAIVAVAGGLVAAVALIGGGNSRHVADAGYSSTYPTSTEETTETTETTTSSSTTEETTRTSERETTPTSQTPSGPRSVVATGNNPLFGSPDYGLQNVSCSLSRWATDQNSATKFFQSGITCLDAMWSRMLGGVDLPFETPNLSVPRSLSESSTPCGSGGTTTGVTPFYCPSNNTIYMPMDRIEIDVWGNHPGAYLSMLAHEYGHHVQNMAGISEAYGNQRYDAGADSAAGLELSRRMELEAQCFSGMFLGSASASGGSVDKNIYNEAWNAQDRGDDYARNGKRDHGSAKHNISWWQHGATTNRNQQCNTWLASSGDVS, encoded by the coding sequence GTGCCCGGCTACACCGCACCCCCGCCCTACGCTCCCTACGGCACCCGCTTCAGCCCCTACCCGGCCAAGAAATCCAACACGGGCGTGATCGTCGCGGTGGCGATCTTCGCCATCGTCGCCGTCGCCGGGGGGCTCGTCGCCGCCGTCGCGCTGATCGGGGGCGGGAACTCGCGGCACGTCGCCGACGCCGGGTACTCCAGCACCTACCCGACCAGCACCGAAGAAACCACCGAGACGACCGAGACCACCACGTCGTCCTCGACGACCGAAGAAACCACCCGCACCTCCGAGCGCGAGACGACGCCGACGTCGCAAACCCCGTCCGGCCCCCGTTCGGTGGTCGCCACCGGGAACAACCCGCTGTTCGGCAGCCCGGACTACGGCCTGCAGAACGTCTCGTGCTCGCTGAGCCGCTGGGCGACCGACCAGAACAGCGCCACGAAGTTCTTCCAGTCCGGCATCACCTGCCTCGACGCGATGTGGTCGCGCATGCTCGGCGGCGTCGACCTGCCGTTCGAGACGCCGAACCTGTCGGTGCCGCGGTCGCTGTCCGAATCCTCGACGCCGTGCGGCAGCGGGGGCACGACCACCGGGGTCACGCCGTTCTACTGCCCGAGCAACAACACGATCTACATGCCGATGGACCGGATCGAGATCGACGTCTGGGGCAACCACCCCGGCGCGTACCTGTCGATGCTGGCCCACGAATACGGCCACCACGTGCAGAACATGGCCGGCATCTCGGAGGCGTACGGCAACCAGCGCTACGACGCGGGCGCCGACTCGGCGGCGGGCCTGGAACTGTCCCGGCGGATGGAACTCGAGGCCCAGTGCTTCTCCGGCATGTTCCTCGGCTCGGCCTCGGCCTCCGGCGGCTCGGTCGACAAGAACATCTACAACGAGGCCTGGAACGCCCAGGACCGCGGCGACGACTACGCCCGCAACGGCAAGCGCGACCACGGCAGCGCCAAGCACAACATCTCCTGGTGGCAGCACGGCGCGACGACCAACCGCAACCAGCAGTGCAACACGTGGCTGGCGTCCTCGGGCGACGTCTCCTAG